A stretch of Candidatus Margulisiibacteriota bacterium DNA encodes these proteins:
- a CDS encoding oligosaccharide flippase family protein, translating to MTRTSFFENSVRTVATNICILFLALAGAVVTARLLGPSGKGLYSLSITFAGLVLTFTNLGITASTSYLIAKKAFGLPEVLGNTVFLSLFTSLISVIAGALIAFLLPRYIVPGVPPLFLALALLAIPFHLTVSNLNNIFLGLNRIKHYNAFSALRALSDLAFVVLFVYLLRLGVQGALFGHVLSAAVVCSMVFAWTYLSITKGISMKPDPAYLRKAINYGFRTHISNILVFLFMRFDLVLVNWFLNPAAVGLYGTAAAISNQLDLVPYAIGLLLFPKVASQEDDDRKKILTPRICRSVLLFTLLGAGAVFAVSEHLVVFLFSQSFYGSVAPLKILVFSVSALSVWRILSNDIAARGFPEYNIAINLMAVLINISLNIVLIPSVGIQGAALASFFSCVTASFCALGVYCRLSGNKMRKVLLVQPEDLAAYSGSFRMIVKRLSRSC from the coding sequence ATGACCCGAACAAGTTTTTTTGAAAATTCGGTCAGGACCGTTGCCACAAATATCTGCATACTGTTTTTGGCCCTGGCAGGCGCGGTAGTGACCGCAAGGCTTCTCGGGCCTTCTGGAAAAGGGCTGTATTCTCTTTCCATAACTTTTGCGGGACTTGTCCTTACCTTTACCAATCTTGGGATAACCGCTTCAACAAGCTACCTGATCGCAAAAAAAGCCTTTGGGCTTCCGGAAGTGCTGGGCAATACGGTGTTTTTGAGCCTTTTTACTTCTTTGATCTCCGTAATTGCCGGGGCATTGATCGCTTTTCTTCTTCCTCGATACATCGTGCCGGGAGTGCCTCCCTTGTTTTTGGCCCTTGCCCTTCTGGCGATCCCATTCCACTTGACGGTTTCCAACCTCAACAATATCTTTCTTGGACTGAACCGCATAAAACACTACAATGCATTCTCCGCATTGAGAGCCTTGTCAGACCTGGCCTTTGTGGTGCTGTTCGTTTATTTGCTGCGGCTCGGGGTGCAGGGGGCTCTGTTCGGACATGTTTTGTCCGCAGCCGTGGTTTGCTCTATGGTCTTTGCCTGGACCTATCTGTCAATAACAAAAGGCATTTCCATGAAACCCGATCCGGCTTATCTTCGCAAAGCCATAAATTATGGTTTCAGGACGCATATTTCCAACATACTAGTGTTCCTGTTCATGAGGTTTGATCTTGTGTTAGTGAACTGGTTCCTTAACCCCGCAGCCGTCGGTCTATACGGAACGGCGGCCGCCATATCCAACCAGCTGGACCTGGTGCCTTACGCCATAGGACTTCTGTTATTCCCAAAAGTGGCTTCTCAAGAGGACGATGACAGGAAAAAGATATTAACTCCCAGGATCTGCCGCAGTGTGCTGCTGTTCACTCTCCTGGGTGCCGGGGCGGTCTTTGCCGTATCCGAGCACCTGGTCGTCTTTTTGTTCTCTCAAAGTTTTTACGGGTCCGTGGCGCCCCTAAAAATACTGGTTTTTTCGGTGTCCGCTCTCTCGGTCTGGCGGATATTATCCAATGACATAGCAGCAAGGGGTTTTCCGGAGTACAATATAGCAATAAACCTCATGGCGGTATTGATCAATATATCCTTGAATATCGTATTGATCCCCTCGGTCGGAATTCAGGGGGCTGCCCTGGCCTCGTTTTTTTCCTGCGTTACGGCCAGTTTCTGCGCCCTTGGCGTTTATTGCAGGCTTAGCGGCAACAAAATGCGGAAGGTTTTATTGGTCCAGCCGGAAGATCTTGCCGCATACAGTGGATCTTTCAGGATGATCGTAAAGAGGCTAAGCCGTTCATGTTAA